A single window of Synechococcus sp. CBW1004 DNA harbors:
- a CDS encoding DUF2062 domain-containing protein: MGRLRQSDALAARSLRRLVRRLKDALQWLRRQQGTPGYQARGLAVGVFSGCLPFFGLQIVLGVALAGVMRGHPLLAAAGTWISNPFTYLPLYWLNLQVGILLLGPAESPPSLNQLASLQLAELGWSFGVRLLLGSVLMGLVVAPPSGWLCWWLQRRRLRR, from the coding sequence ATGGGCCGTCTTCGCCAGTCCGATGCGCTTGCCGCCAGGAGCCTCCGCCGCCTGGTCCGTCGGCTCAAGGATGCTCTGCAATGGCTGCGACGCCAGCAGGGAACGCCCGGCTATCAGGCCCGGGGACTGGCTGTGGGTGTTTTCAGTGGCTGTCTGCCGTTCTTCGGCCTGCAGATCGTTCTGGGGGTGGCCCTCGCCGGGGTGATGCGAGGACACCCGCTGCTGGCGGCAGCGGGTACCTGGATCAGCAATCCCTTCACCTATCTGCCGCTCTACTGGTTGAACCTGCAGGTGGGCATCCTGCTGCTGGGCCCCGCCGAGTCCCCACCCTCTCTGAATCAGCTGGCCTCGCTGCAGCTGGCGGAGCTGGGCTGGTCGTTCGGCGTCCGATTGCTGCTGGGTTCCGTGTTGATGGGCCTGGTGGTGGCCCCGCCCAGCGGCTGGCTCTGCTGGTGGCTGCAGCGTCGCCGT